The nucleotide sequence TACCGAAGCAATCTGACTTTTGATGTCGCCTTTGTGGTAATCCACAGGTTTGAAAACTTTGTTGGCTTGTTTCTGCTCCTGCTCGGTTGCTTTGTGCAGGTTGTATTTCGTTTCAAAATCCCGACAGATTGCCATTGAACGTGGGTGGTCGTAATCATCGGGGATTTTCTTACCGTCAATGCCTACACAGGTCGAAACGATATGGATATGCATTCGGTCAATGTCCGTATGTTTGAAAACAATATAAGGCTGATTTCCGTAGCCCATACGTTCCATATATTCCTGTGCCATTTCCGTAAACTGCTCATCGCTTACCTCGTCTTTCGGGTCTGGGTTCAATGAAATATGCCGTACCGTTTTTTCTGTTTTGATGTTTGCAGACAAATACGGCTCAAAACATTTATTGAAATACGCTACGGAATACCTGCCGTCCATTGTGTCGGGTATTTTGTTCAGCAACAAAACCGCTCCGTTTTCCCTGTCCACTTTCTGCTGATTGTACAAAATCGCTCCGTACATATTGCTTCCCTTTCCGATTTTTGCAATCATAATTTTACTCTTTATGTAGATATTGCTTTTCAAATCTGTCGGTAAGAATTAAAACCTTTAGCAACAGTTCTTTCATTTTTGCGGTCTGTTTTTCCAATTTATAGAGATATGCAGATGCTTTTTTCTCCGAAAAATTGGCGTTCAATAGCCTTACAATCTGATTGTAATTGGTTGCTATTCCTCGAAACTGACTGAAAAATTTGGTCAGTCCTGCGTGGTATTCTACCGCATTCATATCAATTTTTACGGTCTTTACGGTCTTTTGAAAGATGCAAGCCGTAATGAAATGTGCCTTTACACTTATCCCCGATTGGTCAAAGAGGGCAAGGAACTTGGCGTTTTCCTCTGCATTCAGGTTAATAGAATACCGATGTACGGCAGGGTCATTCTTCGGTTTTCTCCCTGTTTTCCTAATTTGTTTACTGTTCTTTTCTTCCATAATAAATCCATTTCTAATGTTAAACAAAACTGCGACTTCGGAGCGGTTTTCAGCTCCCTGCAAGGGCAAGTGCTTTTGAGTGCCGAAATTCATTTCGAGTACCTCAAAAGATAACTTGCTCTGAACAAGGGTTCAGAAAATCCGTTTTGCAAACGGATTGGAGTTAGCAGGAAAAACCCATCGCTACCGATTACAAATTTCGGCAAGACTATTTGAATAACAGCTATTTACCATAACGACAATGAACGCCAAATGCTACCTTTGAGTGCCATATCAACATAGACTGGGACTGCTTTTGCTTTCTTTGTATATGGTTAGCTGGCTGATTGTTTATATCCTTAACTATGTAACCAATCAGCATAAATCCTGACAGCAAATCTGCGTGATTGAATGCAGACGAATTACAGATTTTTGAGTTAATGAACTAACCAATTAGGGGTATGCAGGTGCTTAGGTAGATAGGTAGATAGATGCAACAGTATGTACAGCTGATTGCTTAGTTAACCAAACAGCTAATTGGATATAATATTAAAAACAAGAGATATGGTACACGAAGAAAACAAAAATCAGCAACCCGAAAAAGAGGATTTTTCTATTGAAAATTTCCTAACTGATGAAAAGAAGCAACCATTCACGGAACAACAGGTAGTAACACATCGGGAAGACTTTGCCAAACCCGAAGTAGATGAGGAAGCTATTATGCGTGTAATGGCAGGCGAAGAACCTTCGGAAACTGAAACGCAACATACAAAAATACCTGCGAGTAATACAAAAAAGATGATTTATAAGCCAAAGAAGCTGACCAAAGAGGATTACTACGGACAGTTCTTTAAAATTCCGAACAGTACAGCAAGCAGGGGGAAATCGGTCTATGTACGGCAGGAACACCACGAAACATTTAACAGGCTCACCAATATTATGGGCATCGACAAACTGACGATTTATGCGTATCTGGACAATATTATCGAATACCACTTTCAGGAGTTTGGTGAATTGATTAGGGAAATCTACAACGAGAAACACAAACCGTTATTCTAATAAATATACGTGGTGGGTGGTACGTTCTCTCTCCTAAAATTATTTTCCAAAACAAAAAAACAGAAAAAAAAGAAAGCCATTCAAACAAGGCGGACAGGCGTTAAAACCAAAAGGAAACGGAATAAGTCCCGAAGGGTGGCAGGGCAACAAAAAAACTCGGCGAAGCCACCTTATCTGCCCTGCCATTATGCCGTAGTCTTTTGGTTGGGCGGTGCGGTGGGTGTCCGCCTTATCTTTGCTACCTTTTGTTCTTTTTTTAATCCCATTCTAATATAATGAAAGGGTACAAAAAACACGTGTGGGCTAACGATGGGGTGTTTTTGGTATGCTTTCCCTTATCCGTACAAAACTTTTTAAATGTGAAGGGGCTTTGCGAGGAAAATTTAAAGTGTTTTGAGGATTGCTTTCCATTTACATCGTGCCAATACGAGCCAAATACTGCCACATAAAGCCAAAGGAAAAAATACATTCCCTTGTGTTCTATATTGGGGGAAATTTTGAAACTATGGCACAAAAAGCAACAACCGACAAGGAGCGGAAAGAGAAAGTACAAATCAAGGAAGAAGAGCGTAGCCCTTTGATGCAGGTTGATAAGCAGGGCGACCCGATTTCCAATTTCATCGCCAATTTTAAACGCCAGTTCAGGGAAACAAAAGGCTTAATAAATTGGAACAGGCTGTTCGGTGGCAGACGTGCCGAACAGCCAAAACAGCCTGCCCAGCCCGAAAGCGTAATTGGTGCTACAAAAACGGTTATGCGTTCGGATTTCAAAAACGATGAAAAAAGCCAGACTGTACAGCCTAACAAAAAGCCTGCCTTGAGAATGGACAATACAGTCAAAACACAACAGGCTCGCCCGAAAAACAATAAACCAAAACTGGGATTTTAATACCGCATTTGGCAACTGTACGCCAAATACCGCCATCAGATGCAACATTAGGATGACCTATGTAAATAGCTTTTATTTTCGAGGTTTAAATGATGCAGATATGGAAATAACAGTTTTAGACATTCAGATTTTAAAAGCACTGAACAGGGAAGTTAAGGAAGTTTCTTTATTGATTAAGGAAATGACCGCACCCTACAAGGCATTGCAACAGGCAACGAAATGGCTCGACCAGCAGGAAGCCTGCCAACTGCTGAACATCAGCAAACGAACATTGCAGACGTACAGGGCAAAAGGCATTCTTGGGGCAACGCAAATCAATCGGAAGACGTATTTCAGATTATCCGAAGTGGAATTACTGATGCAGGGAGAGCGACCATTAAAAAAGCAGAAGAAATGAAACAGATTGGAGATTCAAACGAAGATATGTTTGCACTGCTCGAAGCTGTGGTAGGCATCAAAAATGAACTGCTGTATATCAGGGAATATTTCCACCCACTTTTAAAAGGGGAAATCTACCTGTCAGGCGAACAGGTCTGCGAGATGCTTCACATCAGTAAACGGACACTGCAACAGTACAGAGATGACGGACTGATACCGTTTATTAAACTCGAACGGAAAATCCTTTTCCGTGAAAGCGATATTATCAAGGTATTGGAAGATAACTATCAGCGTTAGCCGTTAAAAAAAAGAATGCTCTGAAACTGTAACCGTATCGGTCAATTAAACAAACAGCCCACCGCTTAAAAAACGGTGGGCTGTGCTGTTTCAAGGAACTATGATATAAGTTACAGGCTTGCCACAAAAGACTGTTCCATACCCTTAAATTTATGCGATACCTTCTGCATATCCTTACCAACTTTCTCGTTGAGAATTTTGGCGTAAATCTGTGTGGTGGCAATATTCTTATGCCCTAACATTTTGCTTAAACTTTCGAGCGGAACACCCTCACTTAAAAATAAAGTGGCAAAGGTATGGCGTGCCAAATGAAAGGTTACTTTCTTTTCTTTTAGGCAGTCAATCAATTGGGATATACGCTTTAAACTATCATTGCAAACTGTATTTGATGGTACAGGAAATACCTTTCCGTCCTTTGTAAATCCTGCATATTTCTCAATAATCATTTTCGCTATATCCAAGAGCATCACATTTGATGATGTAGCCGTTTTCTTCCTGCGTACAATAATCCACTGGTTGCCGTCAAAGAAATCCTGAAGATTGCTGTTTCTAAGCCCTTTCATATCGGAATAGGAAAGCCCTGTAAAGCAACTGAAAACAAACAGGTCTTTAACCAATTCGTCTTTCTTTTTCTCGCAGTTGAACGTTACGAGCTGTTCCAATTCGTTCCGCAACAGATAGCCACGGTCTTTGTCCTTTTTGGTATTCTTGTACTCGCTGAACGGATTAAAGGCAAGATGCTTTCTGCTCATTGCCAATCGGCAGAGCGTGGTAAATCCAATCATATACAGCCAAATGGTGTTGTGTGTCAAACCTTGGTCGTCACGCAGGTAATAATCAAATTCCTGCACAAAATCAGAAGTAAGGTCGTTGAATGATAAGTCAGGGTAGCCGTATTTTGTCAGTGCAAAATTACGCAGGTGCTTTAAAAGTATTTTGTACTTACTGCGTGTGCCATTTACCCGAAGTCCGCTGTTTACCTTTTTTTCATAATCGGAAAGGAACTGTTCATAGAACTTGAAAAAAGTCAGTTCTCCGCTTTCCATACCGAGAAAGGCGTTTTTAAGTTTGGCACTGTTTACAACCCCCTCGTTTTTTAAGATTTTGGAATAGCATTCCTCGATACCCAAACGGATTTTATCAAGTTTGCCGTTTACCTCTTGTGCTTCTCGGCTCTTGCCCAAAACCCTGCCGTACTTCAAATCCCAATTTGTTGCGGAAATATCCAGTTTAGTACTGAATGCAGACTGCTTGCCGTTTACAGTAATCCTGCACATAACCGTAACCTTTCCGTTTTTCTTCGGAGCATTCTTTTTAAGGTAGAACAATACCTTAAATGTTGATTTTTTTGTCGTTTCCATACTCACAATTCTTAATGATAAAATTAAACTTATGTGAGCTACGGAACAATATGAAAAATTATGCAGAAAGCTGAAATACAGTATTTTATTAGGGTTATTTTCTGTTTTCAAAAGTAACGTTTTAGTAACCTTACTTTTGCCAAACCTCGCTTTTTACTGCTTTTTACCTCATTACCAAAAAATCATAAAACGGCTGTAAAGTCTTTATTTACAACCGCTTTGCCTGTTTCTAATCTTTGATGTATTTTTACTGAAAATTTATTTTAAAAAATTGATATTCAAAGATAGGTACTTCTTGTAAACTAACATAAAAAATCCGTTTGTTTTGAAAACGGATTTTTCATTATAATTATTTAATTCCTTCAAAAACACCTAAGCCAAATAAGGCAAAATCATATTTTACGGGATCTGTAGGATCAAATTTTCGCAAAGCTGCATCTAATTCCTGTAAGGCTTTTTGGTCGTTTTGTTTGCGGTTTAAAATACCTAATGCCCGTGCTACATTTCCTGAATGAACATCAAGCGGGCATGATAATTCACTTGCAGAAATAGATTTCCAAATACCAAAATCTACTCCTTTAGTATCTTTTCTTGAAAGCCAACGGAGGTACATATTTAATCTCTTTGATGATGATCCTTTTAAAGGGTCAGATATGTGCTTGGTGGTTCGTATTGGGTGATCAATTTCAAAAAATACTTTTTTAAAATTTGAAATTCTGTCTTGTAAGTTTAAATGAGCATTATTTGAAAACACTTTTTCCAACCCGCCGTGATTCACATAAATATTTTTCAACGATTTTATAAAATACCGAAAATCTTCAGAATTAAACGTTCTGTGAACAATATTGTCAATTGAATCAATGTGTTCATTTTTGGCATTCATTACAAAATCGTATGGGTTGTTTCCCATAGCATTCATCATTTTGGCAGCACTGTTAATAATCATTTTACGATTTCCCCAAGCAATGGTTGATGCCAAAAAACCACTTATTTCAATGTCTTCTTTGATCTTATAGCTATGCGGAATTTGTATTGGATCCGATTCTATAAAATTTGGATTATTGTATTGATCAGACTTAAAATCCAGATATTCTTTTAATTCTTGAAATTCCATTTTACATTTATTGATTTTAGAAACAGTTAAGATTGAGGTGTTTTTTCACTTTTTCTCATCTTCTCAATTTTTCCGGGACTTCCAAAAATAAAGAATACTTTTTCTTTAAATGATTTTGCTTTTCTTAAATCAGTAGCCATACTTTCATATTCGTGAAAGTTTAAATATAAAGGATTTAGTTTTTGATCCATTTTAGTAGTGATGCCGTAATTTGGAGTTTCTTCTTCAGGATGGTATGTATTCATTAACTTATCCCAAAAAATAAAAACGGCACCAAAGTTTTTATCTATA is from Flavobacterium dauae and encodes:
- the mobA gene encoding conjugal transfer protein MobA, whose amino-acid sequence is MEEKNSKQIRKTGRKPKNDPAVHRYSINLNAEENAKFLALFDQSGISVKAHFITACIFQKTVKTVKIDMNAVEYHAGLTKFFSQFRGIATNYNQIVRLLNANFSEKKASAYLYKLEKQTAKMKELLLKVLILTDRFEKQYLHKE
- a CDS encoding DUF3408 domain-containing protein, translating into MVHEENKNQQPEKEDFSIENFLTDEKKQPFTEQQVVTHREDFAKPEVDEEAIMRVMAGEEPSETETQHTKIPASNTKKMIYKPKKLTKEDYYGQFFKIPNSTASRGKSVYVRQEHHETFNRLTNIMGIDKLTIYAYLDNIIEYHFQEFGELIREIYNEKHKPLF
- a CDS encoding helix-turn-helix domain-containing protein, giving the protein MTAPYKALQQATKWLDQQEACQLLNISKRTLQTYRAKGILGATQINRKTYFRLSEVELLMQGERPLKKQKK
- a CDS encoding helix-turn-helix domain-containing protein, which translates into the protein MLHISKRTLQQYRDDGLIPFIKLERKILFRESDIIKVLEDNYQR
- a CDS encoding site-specific integrase, encoding METTKKSTFKVLFYLKKNAPKKNGKVTVMCRITVNGKQSAFSTKLDISATNWDLKYGRVLGKSREAQEVNGKLDKIRLGIEECYSKILKNEGVVNSAKLKNAFLGMESGELTFFKFYEQFLSDYEKKVNSGLRVNGTRSKYKILLKHLRNFALTKYGYPDLSFNDLTSDFVQEFDYYLRDDQGLTHNTIWLYMIGFTTLCRLAMSRKHLAFNPFSEYKNTKKDKDRGYLLRNELEQLVTFNCEKKKDELVKDLFVFSCFTGLSYSDMKGLRNSNLQDFFDGNQWIIVRRKKTATSSNVMLLDIAKMIIEKYAGFTKDGKVFPVPSNTVCNDSLKRISQLIDCLKEKKVTFHLARHTFATLFLSEGVPLESLSKMLGHKNIATTQIYAKILNEKVGKDMQKVSHKFKGMEQSFVASL
- a CDS encoding TIGR02757 family protein encodes the protein MEFQELKEYLDFKSDQYNNPNFIESDPIQIPHSYKIKEDIEISGFLASTIAWGNRKMIINSAAKMMNAMGNNPYDFVMNAKNEHIDSIDNIVHRTFNSEDFRYFIKSLKNIYVNHGGLEKVFSNNAHLNLQDRISNFKKVFFEIDHPIRTTKHISDPLKGSSSKRLNMYLRWLSRKDTKGVDFGIWKSISASELSCPLDVHSGNVARALGILNRKQNDQKALQELDAALRKFDPTDPVKYDFALFGLGVFEGIK